The Polynucleobacter sp. TSB-Sco08W16 genome includes a region encoding these proteins:
- a CDS encoding DUF6691 family protein — protein sequence MRKHFGLLSQYAIGVLFAWGLIISGMTNPQKILGFLDLAGLWDPSLIFVMVGAVIVGLAGFYVVSKRTETFFGGALHIPRRRDITKPLVIGSLIFGAGWGIAGFCPGPAIVALGAGQLKALVFLIAMLAGMEFCDRFLSAHKNTA from the coding sequence ATGAGAAAACATTTTGGCCTCTTGAGTCAGTATGCAATTGGCGTACTTTTTGCCTGGGGATTGATTATTTCTGGGATGACAAATCCCCAGAAGATTTTGGGATTCCTTGATCTAGCAGGTCTTTGGGATCCATCCCTGATATTTGTCATGGTCGGCGCGGTCATTGTTGGTCTCGCTGGCTTTTATGTTGTCAGCAAAAGAACAGAGACCTTTTTTGGTGGTGCTTTGCACATACCTAGGCGACGTGACATCACTAAACCTCTGGTGATTGGCAGTCTTATATTCGGTGCTGGCTGGGGTATTGCTGGCTTTTGCCCAGGCCCGGCGATTGTTGCTTTGGGTGCAGGACAGCTCAAGGCGCTGGTATTTCTGATTGCCATGTTGGCTGGCATGGAGTTCTGCGACCGCTTCTTAAGTGCGCATAAAAATACTGCCTAG
- a CDS encoding MBL fold metallo-hydrolase, which yields MGSLIFSGISYSQAASLPDNVLIKPVQVAPHTYFVQGRPEMGSSANQNFISNAGFVVTSGGVVLVDALGSPILAQKLISEIKKITNQKIVAVIVSHYHADHVYGLQEFKKIGAKIYAQGEGRNYLSSETAKQRLIASRVDFAPWVNEETKLIPADVWIDQKSKLNIGGVEFLINRVGPAHAPEDLMVYVPSEKVLFAGDLVFRGRIPFVGNADSKGWLLALDEIEKLNPSVVIPGHGAYSAKPTEDITFTRAYLKYLRESMSAAALNMDPFEDAYQHTDWSEYEGMPLFRAANRMNAYNVYLSIQAE from the coding sequence ATGGGGTCCCTTATCTTTTCGGGCATCAGCTATTCTCAGGCAGCTTCATTACCTGACAATGTTCTTATAAAGCCAGTTCAAGTAGCGCCGCATACTTATTTTGTTCAAGGTCGTCCAGAAATGGGGAGTAGCGCCAACCAAAACTTCATTTCCAATGCAGGTTTTGTCGTTACTTCTGGTGGTGTGGTTCTAGTTGATGCGTTAGGGTCGCCTATTCTTGCGCAAAAACTAATTTCTGAAATTAAGAAAATTACAAATCAAAAGATTGTTGCGGTAATTGTGAGTCACTATCACGCAGATCATGTTTATGGACTGCAAGAGTTTAAGAAGATTGGCGCTAAGATTTACGCACAAGGTGAGGGCAGAAATTACCTATCATCAGAAACTGCTAAACAGCGATTGATAGCCTCCCGTGTAGATTTTGCCCCTTGGGTTAATGAAGAAACCAAGTTGATTCCTGCAGACGTTTGGATTGACCAAAAAAGTAAACTCAATATAGGGGGTGTAGAGTTTTTAATTAATCGCGTAGGCCCTGCCCATGCCCCAGAGGATTTAATGGTTTATGTGCCCTCGGAAAAGGTATTGTTTGCGGGTGATTTAGTTTTTAGGGGGCGCATCCCCTTTGTAGGTAACGCAGACAGTAAGGGGTGGTTGCTTGCCTTGGATGAAATTGAGAAACTCAATCCTAGTGTTGTGATTCCTGGTCATGGAGCATATTCGGCAAAGCCAACTGAAGATATAACCTTTACTAGAGCCTATCTCAAATATTTACGCGAATCCATGTCAGCTGCGGCGCTCAATATGGACCCCTTTGAGGATGCGTATCAGCATACAGACTGGTCTGAATATGAGGGAATGCCTTTATTCAGAGCTGCTAATCGCATGAATGCCTACAATGTCTACCTATCGATTCAGGCTGAATAG
- a CDS encoding DUF1289 domain-containing protein gives MNSGSNNNQASQNGSLSLSTGDDESDSPCIGVCTTLYDEVCQGCGRTLNEVSNWVFFSDEEKASVWKRIREDGTATRFQRQAKENKPI, from the coding sequence ATGAATTCTGGAAGCAATAACAATCAAGCATCACAAAACGGCTCACTCTCACTCTCTACTGGAGATGACGAATCTGATTCTCCTTGTATTGGCGTCTGCACGACTCTATACGATGAGGTTTGCCAAGGCTGTGGCCGTACTTTAAATGAGGTGAGCAATTGGGTCTTTTTCTCGGACGAAGAAAAGGCTTCTGTTTGGAAGCGTATTCGCGAGGATGGAACGGCAACCCGTTTTCAGCGACAAGCTAAAGAAAATAAGCCCATTTGA
- a CDS encoding YeeE/YedE family protein, which produces MQIDWLSFTPIPSLLGGMILGVAAALYVLLHGRILGISGIVSGLLKPQQGDRAWRSALVLGLLSGPVIAALFFDIRPIIEVDADWFAILVAGFLVGLGAQYGSGCTSGHGICGLSRLSPRSLIATLSFMGAGFLTVYVLRHVIGA; this is translated from the coding sequence ATGCAAATTGACTGGCTCTCATTTACTCCCATTCCTTCTTTATTAGGTGGAATGATTTTAGGTGTTGCAGCCGCTCTTTATGTGCTATTGCATGGACGTATTTTAGGTATCAGCGGAATTGTTTCTGGCTTGCTCAAACCCCAGCAAGGTGATCGAGCTTGGCGAAGTGCTCTTGTCTTAGGTCTTCTCTCTGGGCCAGTCATCGCCGCTTTGTTCTTTGATATCCGCCCCATTATTGAAGTAGATGCTGATTGGTTTGCAATTTTAGTTGCTGGGTTTTTGGTAGGTTTAGGCGCTCAGTATGGATCGGGTTGCACAAGTGGCCATGGAATTTGTGGTTTATCTAGGCTATCACCACGCTCACTGATAGCAACGCTGTCATTTATGGGTGCTGGATTTCTGACTGTATATGTCTTGCGTCATGTGATCGGGGCATAA
- a CDS encoding DsrE family protein: MKRVLSLIFVTLLAIGFSSGVLAQKSGATKVVYHIDDAETQGLKGLRNIRNHLDTSPDTTIIVVTHANGVDMLMEGSRDKKNNVEYAPLIGALKSRGVKFEVCEITLKNRNLKKDQFILDADFTPSGVVRVADLQYKDGFAYIKP; encoded by the coding sequence ATGAAAAGAGTCCTTAGCTTAATATTTGTAACTTTGCTTGCCATCGGCTTTAGTTCGGGTGTTCTTGCGCAAAAATCGGGGGCAACAAAAGTTGTTTATCACATCGATGATGCTGAAACTCAAGGTCTCAAGGGATTGCGTAATATTCGTAATCACTTAGATACCTCGCCCGATACAACGATCATCGTTGTCACTCATGCCAATGGCGTTGATATGCTGATGGAAGGTAGTAGGGATAAAAAAAATAATGTTGAGTATGCTCCATTAATTGGAGCATTAAAGTCTCGTGGCGTAAAGTTTGAGGTATGTGAAATTACTCTGAAGAATCGCAACCTCAAGAAAGATCAATTCATTCTAGATGCGGACTTTACGCCATCAGGCGTAGTTCGGGTGGCTGATCTTCAATATAAAGATGGCTTTGCCTATATCAAGCCATAG
- a CDS encoding thioesterase family protein, with protein MRITIPEERKLVHEMIMPIRWGDMDAYCHVNNTVYFRYMEQARVEWITSMGYDVAPGRESMLMMNGFCNFYKQLPYPGELILKTSIGVIGRTSMDVYTSMALVATPDEEVAIGGATMVWVDLTTNKSAPWPEHILQKIV; from the coding sequence ATGCGCATCACCATTCCTGAAGAACGTAAGCTAGTTCATGAAATGATCATGCCAATTCGTTGGGGTGATATGGATGCATACTGTCATGTCAATAACACCGTGTACTTTCGGTATATGGAGCAAGCGCGTGTTGAATGGATTACCTCTATGGGTTATGACGTAGCTCCCGGTCGTGAATCCATGTTGATGATGAATGGCTTCTGCAATTTCTATAAACAGCTCCCTTATCCTGGAGAGTTGATTCTGAAAACCTCGATTGGTGTTATTGGTAGAACCAGTATGGATGTCTACACCAGCATGGCTTTGGTGGCTACGCCTGATGAAGAGGTGGCAATTGGTGGTGCAACTATGGTGTGGGTAGATCTGACTACCAATAAATCCGCACCTTGGCCCGAGCATATTTTGCAGAAGATTGTCTAA
- a CDS encoding ABC-F family ATPase — MLSASNITMQFGAKPLFENISVKFGGGNRYGLIGANGCGKSTFMKILGGELEPTSGNISLDPGVRLGKLRQDQFAYEDVRVLDVVMMGHEEMWKAAAERDAIYANPEATDEDYMKAAELEGKYAEYGGYTAEAKAGELLLGIGIPIEQHNGLMSNVAPGWKLRVLLAQALFSDPDVLLLDEPTNNLDIHSIHWLEDILNQIKSTIIIISHDRHFLNEVCTHMADMDYGTLKVYPGNYDSYMLASVQARTQQLSSNVKAKEKIAELAAFVARFSANASKARQATSRQRQLEKIEIVEVKPSSRQNPFIRFDTEKKLHNMAVECNALTKAYDRVIFKNFKLGVRAGEKIAIIGQNGAGKTTLLKTILSKRFDGIAADSGDVKWAENANVGVMPQDNTEMFAKDELLMDWMNNWRNTGDDDQVIRGTLGRLLFSGDDIGKSVKVLSGGEKGRMIWGKLMLQKYNVLAMDEPTNHMDMESIESLQIALEKFDGTLIFVSHDREFVSALANRILEVKMDGTIVDYSGTYEEYLRSQALAG, encoded by the coding sequence GTGCTGTCCGCATCTAATATCACCATGCAGTTTGGGGCAAAGCCTCTGTTTGAAAATATCTCCGTGAAGTTTGGTGGCGGTAATCGTTATGGCCTCATTGGAGCAAACGGTTGCGGTAAATCTACCTTCATGAAAATTCTGGGTGGCGAATTAGAGCCCACCAGCGGCAACATCAGTCTAGACCCAGGTGTTCGTCTAGGTAAATTACGTCAAGATCAATTCGCATACGAAGATGTGCGTGTTCTGGATGTAGTAATGATGGGTCACGAAGAAATGTGGAAAGCTGCTGCTGAGCGCGATGCGATCTATGCAAATCCAGAAGCGACTGACGAAGACTATATGAAGGCTGCAGAGCTCGAAGGTAAGTATGCCGAGTACGGTGGCTATACCGCAGAAGCAAAAGCAGGCGAGTTGTTATTAGGAATTGGTATTCCAATCGAACAGCACAATGGTCTGATGAGCAATGTTGCCCCTGGTTGGAAGCTCCGCGTATTGCTTGCTCAAGCCTTGTTTTCAGATCCAGATGTTTTGCTCTTAGACGAGCCAACCAATAACTTGGATATTCACTCTATCCATTGGTTAGAAGACATTCTGAATCAGATTAAAAGCACCATCATTATCATTTCCCATGATCGCCACTTCTTGAATGAAGTCTGTACGCATATGGCTGATATGGACTACGGAACACTCAAGGTCTATCCAGGCAACTACGACTCCTACATGCTTGCCTCTGTACAGGCAAGAACGCAACAACTTAGTTCTAACGTGAAGGCCAAAGAAAAAATTGCTGAATTGGCTGCTTTCGTAGCCCGCTTCTCGGCAAATGCTTCTAAGGCGCGTCAAGCAACTTCACGCCAACGTCAGTTAGAGAAGATTGAAATCGTAGAAGTAAAACCTTCATCACGTCAAAACCCATTTATTCGTTTTGATACTGAGAAAAAATTGCATAACATGGCAGTAGAGTGCAATGCGCTTACCAAAGCCTATGACCGTGTGATCTTTAAAAACTTCAAGCTCGGTGTTCGTGCTGGTGAAAAAATTGCCATCATTGGTCAGAACGGTGCTGGTAAGACAACACTTCTTAAAACTATTCTGAGTAAGCGCTTTGACGGTATCGCTGCTGATAGTGGCGATGTGAAGTGGGCTGAGAATGCTAACGTTGGTGTTATGCCACAAGACAATACTGAGATGTTCGCAAAAGACGAATTGCTCATGGATTGGATGAATAACTGGCGCAACACTGGCGATGACGATCAAGTAATCCGTGGTACCTTAGGACGCCTTTTGTTCTCCGGTGATGACATTGGTAAGTCCGTTAAGGTTCTCTCCGGTGGTGAAAAGGGTCGCATGATTTGGGGCAAGTTAATGCTCCAGAAATATAACGTCCTAGCAATGGACGAGCCAACCAATCACATGGATATGGAGTCGATTGAGAGCTTGCAAATCGCTCTTGAAAAGTTCGACGGCACTCTCATCTTTGTTTCTCACGACCGTGAGTTTGTTTCTGCTTTGGCTAATCGCATCTTGGAAGTCAAGATGGATGGCACTATCGTTGATTATTCTGGAACTTATGAGGAATACTTAAGAAGCCAGGCTTTGGCTGGATAA
- a CDS encoding YeeE/YedE family protein encodes MEVVDIHSLGRSVLWATFAITFTLGAVMQKTGFCSMGAISDVFIVSSWNRLRQWFLAIGVAILGFTFLSHFGLIDSLKTIYTSNKFLWLSTLVGSIMFGFGMVLASGCGSKTLVRIGGGNLKSVIVFMVLGLTAYMTLRGFLGVIRINTLDTVFITFATSQDLPSLLATPLGIERANLHLILGLIIGCAFIAYAVSSKTFRTAENLFAGIAVGLAITAVWWVSGSLGHVAEDPNTLEEVFLLTNSGKMESLSFVAPYAYSLDWLMMYSDTSKVLTIGIVALVGMILGSATVSLLTKTFRWESFRNTEDTANHLLGAALMGFGGVTALGCTVGQGLSGISTLALGSILALPGFILGGYLGVRYLQLRLAPNPCA; translated from the coding sequence ATGGAAGTCGTTGATATTCACTCGTTAGGTAGGTCCGTCCTTTGGGCCACTTTTGCCATTACTTTTACTCTTGGCGCGGTGATGCAGAAAACTGGATTTTGTAGCATGGGCGCCATATCTGATGTATTCATTGTTTCCAGCTGGAATCGATTAAGGCAGTGGTTTTTGGCAATTGGAGTGGCTATTTTAGGGTTTACATTCCTGTCTCATTTTGGGTTAATTGATTCTCTTAAGACCATCTATACCAGCAATAAGTTTCTTTGGCTCTCTACTTTGGTTGGTAGCATCATGTTTGGTTTTGGAATGGTGCTGGCATCAGGCTGTGGCAGTAAGACCTTGGTTCGTATTGGTGGTGGAAATTTAAAGTCTGTCATTGTCTTTATGGTCTTGGGTTTAACAGCTTATATGACCTTGCGCGGATTTTTAGGGGTTATTCGCATCAACACTCTAGACACAGTATTTATTACATTTGCTACATCACAAGACCTGCCAAGTTTGCTGGCCACTCCTCTTGGGATTGAAAGGGCAAATCTGCATTTAATCCTTGGTCTGATTATTGGTTGTGCGTTCATCGCTTATGCTGTTTCCAGTAAAACTTTTAGAACTGCAGAAAATCTTTTCGCTGGCATTGCCGTTGGCTTAGCAATTACTGCTGTTTGGTGGGTATCTGGCAGCCTTGGTCATGTGGCGGAGGATCCTAATACGCTTGAAGAAGTATTTCTATTAACAAATTCTGGCAAGATGGAAAGCCTTTCTTTTGTTGCGCCATATGCTTACTCATTAGATTGGTTAATGATGTACAGCGATACTTCTAAGGTTCTGACGATTGGTATTGTTGCGTTAGTGGGAATGATTTTGGGATCCGCAACAGTCTCTCTCCTTACCAAAACTTTTCGTTGGGAGTCATTTCGTAATACCGAAGATACGGCTAACCACTTGTTGGGTGCTGCGCTCATGGGTTTTGGTGGTGTTACTGCCTTGGGTTGCACTGTAGGGCAGGGGCTCAGTGGCATATCCACCCTTGCTCTTGGCTCCATATTGGCTTTGCCTGGTTTTATATTGGGTGGATACCTTGGTGTTCGCTACCTTCAACTGCGCTTAGCTCCTAACCCCTGTGCTTGA
- a CDS encoding GNAT family N-acetyltransferase, producing the protein MTSSDTFHLEILDSLSDVSASDWNTLLTCDAGPFLTHEFLSSLEETGCVGGNTGWQVAHLVLRQGKQLVGAMPLYLKQHSYGEFVFDWSWAQAYEQQGMNYYPKILCAIPFTPVQGSRILSAPQCNALEIQKALLGGLKSLMTDNDLSSAHILFPMTDEAEFLREQGLLLRDSVQFHWHNQNFQSFEQFLSILTMKRRKNIRREREQVAREAISFRHVPGGDSKDQDWEFFFDCYQNTYLEHQSSPYLNASFFKLLAKRIPNNLHLIIAERNGISIAASLLLVDKQSSKVYGRYWGALEHVPCLHFETAYYQAIEYCIKEGIQTFEGGAQGEHKMARGFLPTTIRSAHLIKDPRFSKAIAHFLEREHQGIGAYVDELAEHSPLKSTKVLP; encoded by the coding sequence GTGACAAGCTCAGATACGTTTCATCTAGAAATTCTCGATAGCCTATCGGATGTATCTGCTTCAGATTGGAATACCCTGCTCACCTGTGACGCGGGCCCTTTTCTCACACATGAGTTCTTAAGCTCTCTTGAGGAGACCGGGTGTGTTGGCGGCAATACAGGATGGCAAGTGGCACATCTCGTTCTGAGGCAAGGCAAGCAGTTGGTAGGCGCAATGCCTCTGTACTTAAAACAACATTCCTATGGTGAGTTTGTCTTTGACTGGTCTTGGGCACAAGCCTACGAGCAGCAAGGCATGAATTATTACCCAAAGATACTATGCGCCATTCCGTTTACGCCTGTACAGGGTTCGCGTATTTTGAGCGCACCACAATGCAATGCGCTCGAGATTCAGAAAGCACTCCTCGGCGGACTGAAATCCTTGATGACAGATAACGATCTCTCTTCTGCACATATTTTGTTTCCTATGACGGATGAAGCGGAATTTCTCAGGGAACAAGGCCTCTTGCTAAGAGATTCTGTGCAGTTTCATTGGCACAACCAAAATTTTCAGAGCTTTGAACAGTTTCTATCAATATTAACGATGAAGCGTCGCAAGAATATTCGTCGTGAACGAGAACAGGTTGCAAGGGAAGCAATTTCATTTAGGCATGTTCCCGGAGGAGACTCCAAAGATCAAGATTGGGAATTCTTTTTCGATTGCTATCAAAATACTTACCTAGAGCATCAATCAAGCCCATATCTAAATGCGTCATTCTTCAAGCTATTAGCCAAAAGAATTCCAAACAATTTGCACCTCATTATTGCTGAGCGTAACGGGATATCTATTGCCGCCTCCCTACTGTTGGTGGATAAACAATCATCTAAGGTTTATGGCAGATATTGGGGTGCGCTAGAACATGTGCCCTGTTTACACTTTGAAACTGCTTACTACCAAGCGATTGAATACTGCATTAAAGAAGGCATTCAAACCTTTGAAGGCGGTGCGCAAGGTGAACACAAAATGGCGCGAGGATTCTTGCCAACCACAATCCGATCTGCCCATTTAATTAAAGACCCTAGGTTTTCAAAGGCGATTGCTCATTTCCTAGAACGTGAGCACCAAGGCATTGGGGCTTATGTTGATGAGCTCGCCGAGCATAGTCCGCTGAAATCGACTAAAGTACTCCCATGA
- a CDS encoding acyl-CoA dehydrogenase, with translation MSKASFNWEDPLLLDTQLTEDERMIRDAAAEYAQGRLMPRIQDAYRNETTDPAIFREMGELGLLGITIPEQYGGSNLNYVSYGLVAREIERVDSGYRSMMSVQSSLVMVPINEFGTEAQKQKYLPKLASGEWIGCFGLTEPNYGSDAGGMITRAKTVPGGFSLTGSKMWISNSPIADVFVVWAKNDEGVIRGYILEKGMKGLSAPKISGKMGLRASITGEIVMDEVFVPAENEFPEVSGLKGPFTCLNSARYGISWGTLGAAEWCWHAARQYTLDRKQFGRPLAANQLIQKKLADMQTEITMALQGCLRLGRMKDEGIAAPEITSIMKRNSCGKSLDIARMARDMHGGNGISDEYGVVRHMMNLEVVNTYEGTHDIHALILGRAQTGIQAFS, from the coding sequence ATGAGTAAAGCCAGCTTCAATTGGGAAGACCCACTTCTCCTCGATACACAGTTAACCGAAGACGAGCGCATGATTCGTGATGCAGCTGCAGAATATGCCCAAGGCCGTTTAATGCCGCGTATTCAAGATGCCTATCGTAATGAAACTACCGACCCAGCCATCTTTCGCGAAATGGGTGAGCTTGGCCTTTTAGGCATCACCATCCCCGAGCAATACGGTGGCTCAAATTTAAATTATGTTTCTTATGGATTGGTTGCCCGTGAAATCGAGCGCGTAGATTCCGGTTATCGCTCCATGATGAGCGTGCAATCCTCATTGGTCATGGTTCCAATTAACGAATTTGGCACAGAAGCGCAAAAACAAAAGTACCTGCCTAAATTGGCCAGTGGCGAGTGGATCGGATGCTTTGGCTTGACTGAGCCAAACTATGGCTCTGATGCTGGCGGCATGATTACTCGCGCTAAGACAGTTCCCGGCGGCTTTTCTTTGACGGGTTCAAAGATGTGGATCTCAAATTCTCCAATTGCCGACGTATTTGTAGTGTGGGCTAAAAATGATGAAGGAGTCATTCGTGGCTATATCCTTGAAAAGGGTATGAAAGGCTTAAGCGCCCCAAAAATCAGTGGCAAGATGGGTCTGCGCGCCTCCATCACCGGTGAAATCGTGATGGATGAAGTATTCGTCCCCGCCGAAAACGAATTCCCCGAAGTTTCCGGCTTAAAGGGTCCGTTCACTTGTTTGAACTCTGCTCGCTACGGAATTTCATGGGGCACATTAGGTGCTGCTGAGTGGTGCTGGCATGCAGCACGTCAATACACCTTAGATCGTAAACAGTTTGGTAGGCCATTAGCCGCCAATCAACTCATTCAAAAGAAGTTAGCTGATATGCAAACTGAGATCACCATGGCATTGCAAGGATGCCTGCGCTTAGGTCGCATGAAAGATGAAGGCATTGCTGCTCCTGAAATTACCTCCATCATGAAACGTAATTCTTGCGGAAAATCTTTAGACATTGCCCGTATGGCGCGTGATATGCACGGCGGCAACGGCATCTCTGACGAGTATGGTGTCGTTCGGCACATGATGAACTTAGAGGTTGTAAACACCTACGAGGGCACTCATGATATTCACGCCCTGATTTTGGGTCGTGCACAAACAGGAATACAGGCTTTTAGCTGA
- a CDS encoding queuosine precursor transporter encodes MDSPRRHHRYYDLILAAFVVVLLCSNFIGAGKAAVVDLPYFGQVPFGGGILFFPISYFFGDILTEVYGYAYDRRAVWAGFAALAFAAIMAQIVIALPVAPGAYMANYQQGLETVFGNSWRIALASMFSFWCGSFANSFVLAKMKIWTQGRFLWMRTIGSTAVGELVDSSFFYMLAFYGLWPTHEVIQVALAQYVLKTAWEILATPLTYWVVNFLKRKENEDYYDIHTNFTPFRVKL; translated from the coding sequence ATGGACTCACCAAGACGTCACCATCGCTATTACGACCTGATTCTGGCTGCCTTTGTGGTTGTTCTCCTGTGCTCGAACTTTATTGGGGCAGGGAAGGCTGCCGTAGTCGACCTGCCTTATTTTGGACAGGTACCTTTTGGTGGCGGTATCTTGTTCTTTCCCATCTCTTATTTCTTTGGCGACATCCTGACTGAGGTCTATGGCTACGCGTATGACCGTCGAGCCGTATGGGCTGGTTTTGCAGCCTTGGCATTTGCGGCGATCATGGCGCAAATTGTGATTGCCTTACCGGTTGCGCCTGGGGCCTATATGGCGAACTATCAACAAGGCCTAGAGACTGTTTTTGGAAACTCTTGGCGTATTGCCCTGGCCTCAATGTTTTCTTTCTGGTGCGGCAGTTTTGCCAATAGCTTTGTATTGGCGAAGATGAAGATATGGACTCAAGGCCGCTTCTTATGGATGCGCACTATTGGATCAACCGCAGTAGGGGAGTTGGTGGACTCCTCATTCTTTTATATGCTCGCTTTCTACGGTCTATGGCCTACCCATGAGGTTATTCAGGTGGCTTTAGCTCAATACGTCCTGAAAACAGCCTGGGAGATCCTAGCTACGCCCTTGACCTACTGGGTTGTGAATTTCCTCAAGCGTAAAGAAAATGAGGATTATTACGATATTCATACGAATTTCACGCCATTTCGGGTCAAACTCTAA
- the mnmH gene encoding tRNA 2-selenouridine(34) synthase MnmH, producing the protein MQPSNPHILKLDQFLSELDRFDLIIDVRSPAEFALDHIPGAVNFPVLDNEERAKIGTLYKQVSPFAAKKLGAALVSRNIANHLENNFLELPREWRPLIYCWRGGERSGAFTHILNRIGWKAMQLEGGYQGFRRTVIDGLEEAAQQFSFQVVCGMTGSGKTRILQEAQKLGAQVLDLEALAIHRGSVLGNEPNIEQPSQKGFETELWNTLRSLDPSKPVLVESESKKVGGVHIPDALMEKIRNGACIELRSSTQTRVSWLMREYHHFLSDADNFKSKLALLTAHYGKVQIAKWNDAIDAGRFPELVEELLVKHYDPSYQSSIVRNFPQYKIEHFVLLEDDSDNAFAKAAKAIVDKLKA; encoded by the coding sequence ATGCAACCTAGCAATCCACACATTCTTAAGCTAGATCAATTTCTATCAGAGTTAGATCGCTTTGATCTCATTATTGATGTGAGGTCTCCTGCTGAGTTCGCTCTAGACCATATACCGGGTGCAGTGAATTTCCCCGTTCTCGATAATGAAGAGCGCGCGAAGATCGGCACACTATACAAACAAGTTTCACCATTTGCTGCAAAGAAATTAGGCGCTGCTTTGGTTTCTCGTAACATTGCGAACCATCTTGAAAATAATTTTCTCGAGCTGCCGCGTGAATGGCGACCTCTCATTTATTGCTGGCGTGGTGGCGAGCGAAGCGGGGCGTTTACACACATCCTCAACCGCATTGGCTGGAAAGCCATGCAACTAGAAGGTGGTTACCAAGGATTCAGGCGCACTGTGATTGATGGTCTTGAGGAGGCTGCTCAGCAGTTTTCCTTCCAGGTAGTTTGCGGCATGACCGGAAGTGGCAAAACCAGAATTCTTCAAGAGGCCCAAAAGCTAGGCGCCCAAGTCTTGGATTTAGAGGCTTTAGCCATTCACCGTGGTTCCGTGTTGGGTAATGAGCCTAACATCGAACAACCTTCGCAAAAAGGTTTTGAGACTGAGCTTTGGAATACTCTGCGCTCTTTGGATCCCTCTAAGCCTGTACTCGTGGAGTCAGAAAGTAAGAAGGTAGGCGGTGTTCATATCCCCGATGCCTTGATGGAAAAGATTCGCAATGGCGCTTGTATTGAGTTGAGGTCAAGCACTCAAACGCGAGTGTCATGGCTCATGCGTGAATATCATCACTTCTTGAGCGATGCTGATAACTTTAAAAGCAAGCTTGCTTTGCTAACAGCGCATTATGGAAAAGTCCAAATTGCCAAATGGAATGATGCCATTGATGCAGGTAGGTTTCCAGAACTAGTGGAAGAGTTATTGGTCAAGCACTATGACCCATCCTACCAGTCTTCGATTGTGCGTAATTTTCCTCAATACAAGATTGAGCACTTTGTCCTGCTAGAGGATGATAGTGACAACGCCTTTGCCAAGGCGGCAAAGGCTATTGTCGATAAGCTAAAAGCTTAA
- a CDS encoding TIGR01244 family sulfur transferase, translating into MSLPITCHNDHFGTLGQIDPSHLAEIAQQGYKSVINNRPDGEGGPDQPSSASIQAEAEKLGLNYAYLPVVPSAMTVEQVREMARLLKTMPGPVLAFCRSGARSSNLYQLALQVK; encoded by the coding sequence ATGAGTCTTCCTATTACTTGTCATAACGATCATTTCGGCACTCTTGGCCAGATTGATCCCAGTCATTTAGCTGAAATTGCTCAGCAGGGCTATAAAAGCGTTATTAATAATCGTCCCGATGGTGAGGGTGGCCCCGATCAACCAAGCAGTGCCAGCATTCAAGCTGAGGCAGAGAAGTTAGGTTTGAACTATGCCTATTTACCAGTTGTGCCTAGTGCTATGACAGTTGAGCAGGTACGAGAAATGGCGCGTTTATTAAAAACGATGCCTGGTCCAGTGCTGGCATTTTGTCGCTCTGGTGCGCGCTCAAGCAATCTGTATCAACTTGCATTGCAAGTGAAATAA